Proteins encoded within one genomic window of Agelaius phoeniceus isolate bAgePho1 chromosome Z, bAgePho1.hap1, whole genome shotgun sequence:
- the SNAPC3 gene encoding snRNA-activating protein complex subunit 3 — MAAMAAVVPDYELAELYTRAFRVGALGLGWQRLLGPPDLSLAAEAEKEEEEDAAVAAALGCAPGTAAELRAVCSIDMLMSCEKEEDPDVIPEDSSLLTLRIRKKTLERREETIIVDRACRQETLTYEMESHATGKRPDNPTDLIEEGELLLILNIFYPVIFQKHKDHKPYQTVLVLGSQKLTELRDSISCVSDLQIGGEFSSQPDQAPEHISKDLYKSAFFYFEGIFYNDKRYPECRDLSRTIIEWSESHDRGYENLQSVKMEDYSFNDLSLKIGFPYLYCHQGNCEHIIIITDIRLIHHDDCLDRNLYPLLVKKHWLCTRKCFVCKMYTARWVTNRDSLAPEDPCFFCDVCFRMLHYDAEGNKLGEFLAYPYVDPGIFN; from the exons ATGGCGGCCATGGCGGCCGTGGTGCCCGATTACGAGTTGGCCGAGCTGTACACGCGCGCGTTCCGCGTGGGCGCCCTGGGCCTCGGCTGGCAGCGGCTGCTGGGGCCGCCCGACCTCTCGCTGGCGGCGGAGgcggaaaaggaggaggaggaggacgcgGCCGTAGCGGCGGCGCTGGGCTGCGCGCCGGGCACGGCGGCTGAGCTGCGCGCCGTCTGCAG CATTGATATGTTAATGTCTTGTGAAAAAGAAGAGGACCCAGATGTTATTCCTGAAGATAGCAGTCTGCTCACTCTTCG AATTCGGAAGAAGACTTTAGAGAGGCGAGAAGAAACAATTATTGTGGATCGGGCTTGCAGACAAGAAACTCTTACTTATGAGATG GAGTCACATGCAACTGGAAAGAGGCCAGACAATCCAACAGATCTAATTGAGGAGGGAGAACTACTTTTAATTCTGAACATCTTTTATCCTGTTATATTTCAGAAG CATAAAGATCACAAACCCTACCAAACAGTCCTAGTACTGGGCAGCCAGAAGCTCACTGAACTGAGAGACTCCATTTCCTGTGTCAGTGACCTCCAGATAGGTGGTGAGTTCAGCAGTCAGCCAGATCAAGCACCAGAGCACATCAGCAAG gatCTCTACAAATCTGCCTTCTTCTATTTTGAAGGCATCTTCTATAATGATAAAAGATACCCGGAGTGCAGAGATCTGAGCAG AACAATTATAGAGTGGTCAGAATCTCATGATAGAGGCTATGAAAATCTTCAGTCTGTTAAGATGGAGGACTATTCATTTAATGATTTATCCCTCAAAATTGGCTTCCCATACCTTTACTGTCACCAAGGGAACTGTGAACACATCATTATAATCACAGATATAAG gCTTATTCATCATGATGACTGTCTGGATAGGAATTTATATCCCTTGCTGGTCAAGAAACATTGGCTATGTACCAGAAAATGTTTTGTATGCAAGATGTATACAGCAAG GTGGGTAACCAACAGAGACAGTCTGGCACCAGAGGATCCTTGTTTCTTTTGTGATGTTTGTTTTCGGATGCTCCATTATGATGCAGAAGGCAATAAACTGGGAGAGTTTCTTGCATATCCTTATGTTGATCCTGGGATTTTCAACTGA